TTCTCTCTTCATCCTTTGACTTTGACATTTACAGATCTAAGATGTTTTACAATTCTAAGATGTTTTACAATTCTAGGATGTTTTTGAGGGTTGGCAGTTGGTAATTGGCACCGTCCCCATTTATATGACATTAACAATATGACATTAACAATTACTTTTATGGTAAACATATCTTGCTTGTGGTAAACAATTTTCATCTAGTTCTTCTTGTATTGATATGCCCTGATATCATAATGTCTCATGGTTTGGGATATCATTAGGAAAAGGTATGCATATGAGAAAGAAGCGAATAGAAGGTAGATCACTTATGAAGAAGTGAAGAAAAGGAGGTAGCCTTAGTGTTCCAAATCAACTAAAGGcacttcaaaattcaatttctgaGCTCATGACTGCTAGAATCTCCACCATAAGGTTGTCACAGCTTTTCATGCCCCCAAGTTCCCAAACCAGCTTTTTTTGTAGGAAGGGAGTTGTGATCTCCCTCCCACTTCTTCACCTCTCCATCGCCTATGCTATTCCTGGCCAGCCGCTGGCAAGCTGGATCAACATTGTCCTGGTTTAACAGTGTCAGTCCGACCATTTTTCAATCAACAAACAGCTGGGAATGGCCAGAAGGAATTTGTCCCTGGGAttctttggcatttttttctgGGGAGGAGGTTGGGGGGGTTTCGGTGGCGGATGGGGGTACGGCCACCCATTGCCAAGGCCATCCTTGTTGCGGGACCCTAGACAGCCTATTCTCTGTCAGTAATTGGCCAACATGCAGGATCatccttttctgtttcttcttcttttttattttctcctaaAGTTCTCTGACCTCCATTGGCTATGAGTGGATCTGTCGAGGTTGCACTGGATGATAGACATCAAACAGCTCATGTTCTAGCTAATATCTAAATTTAAATGTTGGGAAGACCAAGTTTTGGTCAAACTTGGATGCTAAACTTAGTTTAGAATGAAACCTGgtctaaaagttaaaaccaagtTTGCTCTGATTCTCATAGAAAAGGAAATTATAGCTTTTGAAATCAAGTAGTATCATAATTTTAGTAATTATTTTGTATGCATACGCAATGGTTGTTCACATACATGTTCGATCACCTACTGTAAGTAGGTCTCTGAAGAAAGCAAggtaaataacaaaaatgggAAATTGCAAAAAACAGTGGCTTCTTTAGAATAGCAGCTTTTCATGTCTAATCTAGAGGCTTAGTGTTAACAATGCCCGTCTAATTTGCCTCCTCATTCCTTAATCTTATTCTTTCTTGATGTCTGATTTTTGCATATTAAGGTCCCCCAACCATCTGGGCTTTTTGCTAGGAGCATTGTCCTTCGTTTGAGCATTCTCATTTCCCTGTTCAAGCTTGTTCAAGTAGACTATGGCAGTATTGTACATGACTCTTAGGTTTTAGtatattataatttataagcTGATAGGGTTTTTGAGAATGGAATAGTGGATTGGTTCTTCACggcatatttgtttttttacattttgtaaCAGTTTTTATTCTTATTCTAGCTGTGTAGAtctcaaattacttttatacaGAAAAACTGGAGCCAGAAAAACTCTAttgttagaaacttagaataAGGACATTAGAGGTGCTCTAGTGATTCATATGGATATAACGTTTGTCTGACTGTTCTCTGCTTTTCCTAAAGCATGGTCAGTGGAAAAGGAAAGTAGAAAATACTAAAGCAGAACTGTCTCAGGAGGATCAATATTTCATGCAAAAATGGGAAAAAGTCATAGCTATTGATTGACAGAAAGAGTAACTAATATATAGCTTTGTGTGGCAACTTCAAGTATCTATAGGGAAGTCATTCACCACCGTTGTGAATTTTCTGATAGTGGCAACAGACATGCTTCCACTGGCTGCTCTTTTCTTGTATACCAGAtcaatttattgtttttggaCTGAAATCTTGACCCTATCTTGATGACGATATAAAACTGAAAGCTTCTTGTTTTTGCAGGCCAATGCTTTATATGAAGATCTGAGGAATCGACTACGGGCAAGTAGCTTAGAGCAACTTGCCCTTCAGCAAGTTGATGGTGTAGTTCGGCAAAGTGAAGCAGTTTCTGCTGATTTTGTATCATCAGCCATTCCATCAACATGCAAGCGCAAAATTCCAGCGCATAAGGGTAGTTGTGCTTCAGTGATGTTTGAGAACAATTCAAATAAGTTAATCAGTGGTGGGCAGGAGCAGACtgtaaaattttgggatgcGAACACAGGCAATTCGTGTGGATCCTTGTCTGGCTGCCTTGGTTCTGTGCTTGACATGGCAGTTTCTCATGATAACAAAACAGTTATAGCTGCAAGTAGCTCCAACAACTTGTATGTCTGGGATGTGGGTTCTGGTCGAATCCGTCATACTCTAACCGGACATACTGACAAAGTCTGTGCTGTTGATATTGGCAAACTGTCCAACCGATTATTGGTGAGTGCTGCTTATGATCGAACCATAAAGACTTGGGACCTGCAGAAAGGTTACTGTCTCAACACAATAATGTCACATAGTAATTGTAATGCACTTTGTTTTAGTGCCGATGGGCAGACGATATGCAGTGGTCATGTTGATGGAAATCTACGGATGTGGGATACCAGAACAGGGAAACTAATGAGTGAAGTTGCTGCTCACTCTCAGATTGTTACCTCAATCTCATTATCTCGTAGTGGGAACATTGTTCTGACAAGTGGTAGAGACAACTTGCATAATCTCTTTGATGTAAGGACCCTTGAGGTTTGTGGCACATTTAGATCAAATGGCGTCaaaattgcatctaattggaGCCGTTCTTGCATAAGCTCTGATGACAACTATGTAGCAGCAGGATCATCAGATGGTGCTGTATATGTCTGGTCAAGATTGAGCCCAGACACTGTGAGCAGGTTAGTTGAACACACAGCTCCAGTCCTTGCTTGTACCTGGAGTGGGCTTGGAACGCCTTTAGCATCTGCTGATAAGAGTGGAACTATTTGCATATGGACATGATGTGTGGTTTGACTGCAGAAACAGTTAATGTTCCCTTgtgtaaattatttttcttttttggcgcTTTATTTTTTAGAAGATTTGCCCTGTATATGAACTGCCCCTCAAATGTCAGGATTACAAATGTTTGGTATCTGTTGAGGAAACAACAAACTCTTCTTCCATGTGGATGAACATGTAAAGCAGAACTCATCCCTTGGAGACCATGTCTTTATCTTGCTACGTCTGATGAAGTTCAATCTTGGATCTTTATGATATTTTGGGACTTGCAATTAGTTGATGATGAGCTTATATTTAGCAGTCCTACAAATGGGGAAGCATGGTTGGCGGATTATTTTAGCGTTTCCATGTCCGTCGGATCCAAGTTCACTATCGCTTCATTGCCTGGGCTTTCTTGACTCCAGTATCCGTGATTCCTTAGCTGTTGATGGAGATCTTTCCTGTCCTTCCGCATTCACGTTCCTCAGAGACTAGACTAAGTTAATGACTTCCATAATGAATTTTCACTACAGCGTGAGGTATGGTCACCTGCTTTTGGCCATCGAAAGGGTTCTGGTCATGCATTCGAGATGTCGGACACGCCAAAGCTTAGAAAATTACATCTGGGCTCgagttacacacacacacacactctctctctgtctctcccgcGCACACGTACGCAAACATATGCAGCTACACGTTGCATTAGTAATTTAAGTGCAAACAAGTTTTATATTTTGCTCAACTACTCTTCATTGAGGGTGCGCGACTTACGGGTATGACTTGATACTAGCAATTCATGCACTCGTAACCCTACAGCGTTGAGTATATGGGTTTCCACCTCAAAGAGAATGAAGGAGCTTATATCTCGTCCTAGACAGCCATTGGTGGCACAAAAATCTTTCTGCTTGTTTAAGCTTGATGAGGGGCACTCTGCACGTAGTAATTTTGGTTCatatttgttccttttcttctcgttaatattctctctctcaaagaGGAAGACATTTCAACCGTTGAGTTAGTAGAGTTGGAGTGACCATTCAAACTTTCAATCCAAGGTTGGCATGAGATAGGGGGGCACATAATCGTATTTATTGAAAGCAATTACAATAATATGGAAACTGGTGCATAAGCAATGTATCCAGTACTTATTTTTCCACCCAGTCATGTAGCTGCTGCCACTACTGCTCCCGTTTTCCCAACTTATTCCTCCGTTAATCCTTGAAGACATGAAACGGACAAGTACGTCGAAGAGTAAACTCTTGGCCTCTTATTAATTTGCTCGACTGAAACTGCTCACTTAAACCCCTGCATCAAATATTCACAATGTCTAAAATTGCTATGTGTAGGGGTCATGTGGCTAATGAAATGGTAACATACACTACAAAAAAACGACACATTACCGACGACCAGAAATGCAATCCATGAACATGTCTCAAAAATTGGAGCAAATTCATGTAACTGTAGAACCAGCATGTCACGAACCAACCCCAATTTTTTAATAGACTCATGTAATGGTATGTTGTCGCCCCATTGTCCGAAGGATATGAAAACCACTATAATCCGTTCCAATCAATTTGATTTGATGACTTACGTGCTATCATATATACCAAAAGTAGTTTTACTAGGTCAAACTaaggagggagaaagagggaCTTGCTTGAGCGAGTACCAACTTGATGAATGGAACAATGGTGACGGCTAAGCCCGCGAGTCTCGGGGAGGTTCTCAGCCCTCTTCAGCCTCCTCTCATCATCCCTTCTCTCTACATCTTCTCCTCTCCGGCTGCCTCCTGATACCAACTTCCTCATAGCTTGAGACATGCACCCTTGGTTTGTCTCCCTGACCTGCTGGCAGCACCGGCACTGCGGCCTCTGGCCGCTGCTGCCTTCGCTCCTTAATGCCATCCTTCCCATGCTTTACGTAGCTCCTGCACTCATCTAACTCCATTTGCTCCGATTGGCACCTTACTGGACTTGGCCACTCTCCTCTCAATTCTACCATGTCATCGTCGGCGGTTACGGTGTCGGTGGTCTGCACCATTTTCCGGTAGTTTGAGGCATCCACCATGGCCATGTTCAAACACAGCAGAAGGAAAGCTGCCACGGCCGCAGTTGATGGTTGGTGAATACGCCATTGGCTATTGCTTCTAGTTTTAGGCTTAGTGCAAATAAATGCAATAGAGGGTGAGTTGCTCATTGTATTTATAGTTTCTTGACGTTTTTTGTCCTATTGAAGTAGACATCGTGATCtacgagaagaaaaaaaatgaacataagaTAGGGAAATAACAACGATAAATAGAGCGGaagataaaaacaaatataGAGTCGAAGATAAACATGAAATAACAACATGTGTATATACTACATATGAGAAATAGaagaatatgagataatgttattATTTCGTTATCTCGtctcattttgtttctcctttagagttgtt
This window of the Nymphaea colorata isolate Beijing-Zhang1983 chromosome 2, ASM883128v2, whole genome shotgun sequence genome carries:
- the LOC116246831 gene encoding autophagy-related protein 16 codes for the protein MDDVGAAAIKHALRALKQRHLLEEAAHGPAFIAISRPLTSPATVWKEKLESLEQELQQCYKAQSRLSEQLVTEVAECRTLKAQVQEKDEAMSGLQEELKKEREESSRLKIILEERSKALDLVIGENQALRERLDDAVQRAKKVESENKMLIDRWMAEKMQHAEQLNEANALYEDLRNRLRASSLEQLALQQVDGVVRQSEAVSADFVSSAIPSTCKRKIPAHKGSCASVMFENNSNKLISGGQEQTVKFWDANTGNSCGSLSGCLGSVLDMAVSHDNKTVIAASSSNNLYVWDVGSGRIRHTLTGHTDKVCAVDIGKLSNRLLVSAAYDRTIKTWDLQKGYCLNTIMSHSNCNALCFSADGQTICSGHVDGNLRMWDTRTGKLMSEVAAHSQIVTSISLSRSGNIVLTSGRDNLHNLFDVRTLEVCGTFRSNGVKIASNWSRSCISSDDNYVAAGSSDGAVYVWSRLSPDTVSRLVEHTAPVLACTWSGLGTPLASADKSGTICIWT